The Ipomoea triloba cultivar NCNSP0323 chromosome 13, ASM357664v1 genomic interval caaattattgtatggaccataaaaaatacatttttaatatactaaaagtatattatttgtgtattgaacgtatattatttgatagtatgcaaaataatatattttcagtatttaaataatgtatttttttatttatggttcatacAACTGTAAATGATTCTCACAAGCCACACCCTTAGGAAGTGGCCATTTCATGTATACAATAGTCTCTTTGTCTATCAATTATGGTTGGGTAGTGGTCATTCCATGTATAAAGTAGTCTCTTTGTCTATCAATTCAGCTAAGAAATTAGTCACGATGTGTgacagaaaaaaataatttcggTCTATTTAATTCTTTCCCATTGTATACTATAATTTCAACTCGCGGAGTTCAAATTAGTCTCATAGTAGTAAAGCATTGGAAtcttatcttatttataaatgCAGCATACTGATATAGTAATATACGACGACGTAGAGGGGTCGTCAGCAGGAGTGAGGTGCAGATCTTTCGTGCTTCCTCAATCACCCAGTCTTCTGGCACGGAGATAGACAATGGCGTCCCTAACATCGAGGATAACATTCAGAGTAGTAATAGCCATTCTGGTGATTTTAGCGCTCTACTACGTCGGCCGCCCTCTCTACTGGAAAATCTCCGCCACCGTCCACGACATCCGCCACAACAAACAAACCGTCTCTGGAGGTCTCACTATCTACTTCTACACATACAATACTTACACTCCATAGTATTCCGTATAATTCATGTATTTCTGTACCTCCTCATTACTGAGCTTACTGATTTTAAGCTATTTCGTAATTCTGTTTTGGTGTGTAGGTTTTTCGCAAATTGTTCAGGAAGCGCAGAGATCGGTAGGATGGTTCCACGATGAGTCCGATTCGGGAGTGCATGTTGACCGTAAATCGGCGGCTGCGAGGAGGCTCCTGGTGCGTCAGGTTTCGTGAAATgtgttttgaattatttatatgtTTCCTCGTATGCTTAGTGTCTATGGTGAATAGGTTGCCGTAGATCTGGTGGAATAAATCGTCTCTGCACAAAAAATTATGATGTATAAACTGAATTTCTGaatattttattgttgattTGAGGTttatgatgagaaaatgataattaaatgcAGGAAAAGAAAGGCAACCTTAAATTTCTGGTAAATTTGATGTGTTCTGTTTATGGATCTTCATTGTGTATGCTTTTAGCTTTTTAAGCAGTAAATGCAGAACTCCCAAATTTgatttgtataatgtatatatgtgAGTTATATGTTTTGTGGTGCAAGTGCAATGAGAGCTTAACGAGGACATTAAGCATGTGATGCATTCTGGGGGCGTGGTTATGTTCGTAGAAACAGATCAGCATAGAAGCTGTAATCTGGGAAATTGCAGTAAAGAAGGAATCTATTTCATTACCATATTATAGTTTAGAAAGTTGTTAGTTTATTACTATATCATAGTTTAGAAAGTTTTAGAAAGTTTCCTAACTTAGTTTTAGTAATTTCAGTTTTGGATTCCTTGTACTGCCCTATATAAGGGAGTATCAATTTCAATATCAGTAAGCAAAGTTTTAATCCCAAATCAAAGGGCTAGGGAGTTCTGGGACTCAAGAAAACCCAGCTTATCCTTTTTTCCACAATTGTTCCTTTCTTCCCATTCCCTTTTTCTGCAATTCCATTAAGCCTGTGACGTAGAACCCATAACAGCATGGCTCAAAGTTCATCCACTTAAACGGCAGTGGCCACCTACTCATTAATTAATCATCACATATTTATGTGATGATTGCTAGCAACCACCTGCAATTCTGCAAGAGGTAGTTTATGATGTGATTGTTTTTGGGCAGCCTCAAATTGTTCCCACCACTAGTATTTCAAAGTGAGGTAAAAGAGGATAGGGGGCAATAATGAACATAGAATTGCAAGacaatcactttttttttttagtttattggCATGAAAAACAGACCATTGTTTTAAGTTATTGCTTCTTGTGTTTACAGTTTGCTAATCAGTGTTGAGAACTTTCCTGGACATAGAAGGCGTATTATGCTTTGGTTTTATGTGCTTAAGTTTGCCTATCATGGGAGATGGAGAAACTCCATACTAGATAGATGAAATCACAGAAGGATGTGAAAACATATTGATTCCAGTGGAAATTACACCTTCAGGCCATTTGCAACTTCACCAAAGACTTTCTTTGGGTTGCCCTTTGAACTAGCAAAATATGAATGTTTCTTTGCTGCTGTTTCTTTATAAATGAAAGTTGTAGCCTGTTGTGCAAATATTTTGTAGGAAGCCAACATGAACTTGAAAGGATGCATTTTCACAAAATGGTGGGAGTTATACCCCACCTCCTTAGAACAAATTGAACTTTCACCAATGGTCCATGGCATTGCACATGAACTTTGTTGGAAGCATTTGTTAGAAAGATGGAAGTGGTTTTGTAGTTTCAGGAGATGTCAATTTCTATGATAATTTTATCGTTGCTGTCAAGCAAGATGCATTTTTAGCATGTCTTATATGTTAACCAATCTCAATTGTTTAGTGCAGGTAAATTTTTTAGTTCATACTTGTCCTAACCTCTAGGCAATTGCATCCTTTAAGTTGGTCTTAGCATTCAAACCTTACTCATTAATTCCAACCCAAATTAGGtatccctctctctctctctctctctctctttaagGAAGCCTCATATTATAACTTGAATGCTTCTATATGAGATTTTGGGCCCTAGCTTGTCATGTGGGAAAGATATGTGGATTGTTTTCCTTTGTATGATTGTATGTATACATGTAAATATTATGACTGGTCTAAAATTTCTGACACTTGCAACCAAAAATTGCAGAAGGTTGAGACATGATAGACCTACATTATTAGTTTGCTATTTCATCTTCCAATGATATATATCCAATCATGCTCCTACATGATTGGTCCGTATATAACCCTTCTCCATTGATAGGTAGGAATTGGGTTCTAAATCTCATTCTTGATTATTCTCTTTGGAATAGATGATACTACTACACTAGTGCACATGTATctcacaaagaaaaaaaaagatggcaATTGATTCGCATTGTTGTAGGCACTAGTGTACAAGCATTTAGGAGTTTGTAGGTCAATTGAGGCATATCCCGTGACTTACCTCCCCCACCTGTCTCCAAGGCAGAAGCGGTGAGGGGCTTTACCTCCACCTGTCTCCAGGGTAGAAGTAGTGAGGGACTCGTAAGTTTGGagtaaaaactttaaaaaatggcAGTAAAAATGAACTGAAATAAGGTTCATCTTATAGCCCATAATAGCTCACAAGTTATCAGAAActaatttcattttcatcaataagcagcagcagcagcattgGGGTTCAGAATGACAAAAATCACTGCATAAAAAGGATGATAGCACTGCATGACATGGCCATCAAATTGTACAAGAAGCACAGATCTGAGTAGCTCAGAGAACctcttaatttaattagtaattttgttaCTAAACACAGCAACTCACAAAGTTGTCCACACCACAGCCTTAGCTTAattcctagtattattgtttgCTTATGTTTTTATTCGAATATTGGAATTGCTCCACCTGCTGCCACAATCTGCTGCTCCAACTGTTGTTGCCCcaataaatacatataaacaATTAAATCAATTATCAAGGACTCTGGACTTCATCAAcaccaaattttaaatataaattatcttaaataaagaaaaaaatctaCGATACTGATCTACATTGGTGCCTTTTGCACCTAGTACCATCATGCATACCAACATGATTATACTAGGTACAatatatactacaatgtaatagagtcagtagaactcaaaaaaaaaaaaatactaggtACAATATCAATAATACCCAATACAATCATGTATAGCATACAGATGGTATCGGGTGTGATCGGCATCAGTATGGATCCAAAGAGATTTAATAAAAATGAGGAATTTGAGTTTGGCTCACCCTGAATAAAGTTTCAAGCTTGTTCTTGACTAGCAAGTACTCTTGTTTTACTTGTTGCAAGCATCTCAAGCTCCTATATTTGAAAGAAAAGAGTTCTTAGTACTGCTGCAATTCTTCTCTGGGCATAAAAGCTTTTAAAGCCCAAATATTATCAAGAAAATCCaagaaacagaaaaaaaaaatgaagataacATATGATCAACAAAGCACTAACCCTTCAATGTTGTGTTCTTCACAGAAGTTGCGAAAAGCAACGCAGACATTCTTCACTCTCTGAGCACCTATGCTGTTCAATCACATTCAAGAAACCACTATTTCCTTAATCCCAACTATTTTTGGGGTACATTTAAAGGGAATAGAGATCAAAAGTGTGATATCCTACTTAGAATTATAGATTGATATCGATAGACTATAGTTCTTTGGCAATAATAACTTCTTTTTTGTTTCTAGTGCAATGGAAACCAGCAGTTACTACTCAAGAGTATGCACTGAGTAAATCCCTCACTTGTGTAATAATAACTTGTTTTGAGCTTATCGAAAGGTGATTTATCTTAAAAGTGTTTACTGTGCTGCTTTAACTTGGTTTTGTCTTCAAGTCCCTTGGGTATTATTTGAGCTGATTTAACTTTTCCCcagtatttttttctttataatttacataaaacagcaaaaaaaaaaaaaaaaaaaaaaaaattccagcTGAACTTTACCTTGAGCTGCTACCTTTGAGCTGATGAACATGAGCATCAACCTTCTTAAAGTCCACATCTGGCTGATTACTATAAACATACAAAAAAGCAtgttatatatgatatatcccAAACCTCATACAActtacatgtatatatgtatttatgtttgaagtgtgggttgggggtgggggtgggggtggggaagGGGACTTACAGAGTTGTGTTGAGATCATTGAGTAATCTTTCAGAATCTTCAAAGAAGAGAGTCACAACTTCAGCTACAAAAGTAGGGTTGCTTTCATCCTGAAGTTGCTGGAGCTGACTAAACTGAGCATCCAAGAATCCCTTCAACCATAACATTCCCAACCATACATCAAAAACACCATCACAGAACCAACAATCACcaaatacaaacaaacaaacaaacattacCCAAACCCCACATGTCTTCTACACAATCTGATGTCAagtgggtttttttttcttcttatttaatatataattttactcACCTCACGAAATAATTCTGCCATGTACCCAAGAAAACTGTTCTGCAATTGGCTCACCTCCATCTCTGCACctctttctttgtttgtttgtttttaactTGTTCTTTGGGGGTGACAGGCTCCAATACTGAAAAGTTGTTGGAGGGGAGAGAGATAGATCTTGGGAAATAAATGCTGGGAGAAGGGGATTTGGTGAAATGAATGAGGAGacagagagatagagagagagagagagaggaaagaTCCAAAAACGTATTTCCTGGTTTTAGGGTATTGGGATTTGGTGGGCAGTAGAAAAACTAGAAATTACACAATGAAAGCTAatcctttttttccttttcctctgTTTTCTCTGGATTTGTGTTACGTCCTTTCAAGAATTGGAGCCCCTACCATTTTCCACACCTTCTATACTTATTCATTAGCTTCTTTCACTGTCTGAATCCCCCCTACTCCACCACTCCATGCCCCCCCCCCCACCACCCCCCNatgccccccccccccaccaccCCCCACCCACACTTCACATATCATACATAATATTAAGATGCTCCCGGGAACTCAACCAAGTTACTTGGATTGATAGTCACAGATTCTAAATTTGATTATTAATGGGAGTCATCTCTTGACTTTCTTGGTTTCAGCCGGTCAGCTATAGACAACCTATGTTGGTTTGGTTTCTTGTGCTCCTTTGTCGGTTAGGGCCAGAAGATGGGGTTCCATACATAATATCAAAGATGCTCTCAGCATGGTCAATCCTGACCAAATTGTTTAGGTTATTGATTAACtataaagtttcaagtttgactaTTAGTTAGAACAgcctattgattttttttttgtttgaacatGTCAACTATAGGCAACCCAAGCggctaggttggtttacctcattgtaaGGACATATGAGGACTTCTCGGGTCAAGTTTGGAATGCATACCTTTCATAAAAGCTTTATACTTCTATTGTACTTAAATACTTGACATGATTATTCTAGATGGAGTTTGAAGTTTTGAACTTTAATTGTTAGAAAGTTGTCTTAACTACTAGACTACGAGTTATGAGTCTTAACTAATATTCTTTTGACTCAGTTTTGTCTTAACCACTAGACTACGAGTTATTACTCTTAACTAATATTCTTTTGACTCGAACCAATTAAGAGGATACTTACATGATATGTTGATGCATTGATAAGACAGGGCAATAAGGTTTACATCAATGCTTAATTGAATAGTCATTTTGGTCCTTTACAAAACCTTATGCTTGAAGACAATGAGAAGGACCTACATGTCAACATCCCATCATTCTCTTCCAGACATTATTTCTGGATGAAACGCAACTATGTTAAAATGCAATGCATGGAATATATGCATTTTggttttttttggtataaataTTCTCATtccatttttttatttctttgcaTTCTCATTTCTTCCATGCCCTCTCTCcatcttttattctttttggcATAAGGAACAACTTTTTGTTTTGACAATAATATCTTTGAGACACCATTAATACATATACAAAGATGGAGAATCCTCTTTTTAGGACATCCTAAGTTGTCATATCTATGcattttccttattttaattgaatcagttaaataattgtatattggGTTTAAGATTAACTGCAACGTTAAGTGAAAACCCTTTAAACCCTTGTTTTTACTAGggtaaagaaaaaaagaagagaaaatgtcAAATGTAGCATAAGAATAGCAGCCCTAGGATATAAGTCAACCAGTCGATCAATCCAAAAAGAGTTGTAACTCTATTTTACTAACAACCACAGAGTGTATGGTTTGATTCATATCAAATGAGAGGTATGAATTTTACATCTCTAAGATAGGGATAAGTGAGACTCTCGGAGATTAGGGAGCAATTTAAGTACTTTGAAGAATTTATAGATCGTTTCTAGAATAAAGACAAGTGAAACTCTCGGAATTAGGGAGCAATTTTGTTGCTTATTACCTTGGAAGTTGTCAATTTGTGAAAGTAAGTCTTAGTAAATGTAGCTAAAAGTTTTGCTGTTCCCTGAAATCATAGCTCTCTATTATGCTTGTTAAAGAGTTGGTGTCATCAATGATCACAACAGCACTTTTACAACTTCTGATCTTGAACTATATTTgggcaaaaatcattttcattctAAAAGTATGTTTAAATTTGAATCCTTTACCCAAAAGAGAAATcaaggtgtttttttttcttttactcaAATACTTACTAGTAggtaattttagtttatttaattaggttACTAGTAggtaattttagtttatttaattaggttAGTTTTGTGTGAGACGAGTACTAGtacttttttttaacaaaaatgcaAACAAACATTACATTTTCAGATCCTTGAGACAATCTCGCTCAAatttttgtgtatctaattagCCTAAAATAGTGAAAAGTGTTATTAAGAATTCTATTAAAGAAGCTAGGAATGCACCAGGTTTTTTCAATTCTTCagttttacatttatttttgggTGATGAAGGAAACTTATAACTACTATTCGAGGGTATTACTAAGTAAATTCCGCTATTGTGTAATAACATACAAATAACTCGAGAAAAGTAAACCGCACTAAGAAGGTCATCTACGGCAGGCTCGACTGAGAAGATTGAAGAAATGTACACGTAAATTAAACACATTTTtatgttttcctttctttttaaaaagagaaaaattttGAGATTAGTAAATGTATCCATCTCTAGATCATACAATTTCCAGGAAATGAAAAGGAAGCAgccaatgaatataatataaaatgacattcaattcaattcacatATGTTATCATCACCAATTTATAAAAGTAATTGGGATGAGCAAACACAGTTGTCCATTAGTTGTCAAGATAGATTATACAACACAGCCATGTGACTCATGTTAACCACTAACAGCTAACACAAATTCACATAATCTAATCAAACATTACTTACAATGGATCTGAGATTTGACTGCTTCTTTGTCCATCAACTAACCTACACTCCTCATATTTATATATGACATGAATATGTTTTCGGGTATAACTTAATTAGtcaatcaataaaaaataaattcataagcTTTATTTTACTAGCAGTTGCAGAGTGTAAAGTTAAAAGAGGGGTATGGATTTAACTTTATATATAGTTGGCACAAGGCATTTAAGGGCATCCACTATTTGTAGGTTAGTTAATGCATATCTCAATCATCTCATGATTTACTTTGTCAACGAGTCTTTAAGGACTATTGGGAGTTAACTTCTTATAAAGGATTAAGGatctctcaagtctcaacatCACCATCTATGCCACTAGTATACAAGATCTTGAGCAATGCTCgttttaattttaactaataTTTAAACTTGATTTAGAAAATATGTATTTAACTTGAATTgatttacaattatataaaaatcttttatacttgtttttttgaaaacatctttTATACTTGTTGGTTGTATTTAATGTTACAACATTATTCTCAACCTAAAACCAAAATATTGATCAGTCTCTTTTATGTATGACAATTTGTATTGCGTGAGCCTTTCTGTTATTGTTAATAGAGTTCGActcttattcaaaaaaataataataataataataactcataACTCTTAAGTTAATCTCTCGACCTTACAATTACATTAACAATTCATTACCAATTGTTCCAAGCTACTCGGCTATAGCTGTTTTcatctctttaaaaaaaaaaggattttttttttaatatagaatcCATCGAATTGAAAGATCAAGTAAAAGAAGAACTAtggtataaaaattaattttgtagacttagttaaaattaactaaaataacaccaatattttaaagtttatactaaattagtaaattacaaagtattaatattaaaatattttactgAAACAAGAAGACAATCTTTGAATTGTATAATATGAGGAGATGAAGGGAGGACCACCACCGTTATGTTTCCTATttatctccattttttttttttttttttgatgaaagAAGCTCGTAGTCACTATTCAGGGTGTGCactaaataaatttatcttAAGAAAGGTAAATCGAAACcactctctctttttcttttatctctCTCTTGGTCATGGGTGACGGGAATTGTATAATATTAGGAGATGAAGGGAGAACCACCACGGTTATGTTTCCTATatatttccttcttttttttttttgtgcatgaTGAAGAAAACACGTAACCACTAATTGAGGGTGTGTATTGAGTAAATGTTATTAAGAGAGGCAAACAGTAGCCACtatccttcttttttttttttgagtgactagAAAACCCACCACCACTATCTGTGCATAACAACCAACAAACCAGATAAAAGAGATAAATTATACTAGAAAGATCATATGCGACATACTCAACCAAAATGATGTTGACcaaaatcaaactcataattttCTAATACAATAATCATGCTCCAATCACACAGCCACCTATTTTGGAACACCTGTTTATCTCCTTTGGCACGATGGGAATCTCAATGTGGTCCGCAAATGTATGCATTCTGTGTGATAGCTACACCCATTTTTGTCACAACGTGACACATACCTTGTAATGACaaattaatatcaaataaaaaaatataaagatacGAACCTGAGAGACAAAGCACAATAAGTGCTGAACGTGTTTTAACCCTTTCTCATCAGAGTAGATGCATAAagacaaatttatttatttatgtttaagaTAACGTTTATCGACGATTTGTTTTGTAAGGAAAAAGATGGACTTCTAAGAAGAACGACTACAAGAATTGGGACCAGATGACTTCACCAATATCATCTATATGACAGTCTTATTCAGTCATGAGGATCAATAAGACTTGTAAACTTATGGATGGCAATAAGTTGGGTAATATCGTGTATCTGATCATCACAATTCACGAATTATAATAGGACAGATTTAAGTAGTTACTAAGTCCGGATTCAAATAGACAAAATAATACTCTTCACGGATCAAGTAGTAATAAACCGGGCCAAGTCATCGCAAATAGGGGATAACCTGCAAAAAAAGCTCATCGAACAATTTTAGGAGGTACGTGTGCATGATTACATTATGTTTTAGATTGGGGTGAATTGAAAACTTCGATATAGTAGATGGTCCTATTTGACACTTCTACCAAAAATTAATCATAATTTTTGCattgcataatttttttatttttatttttattatttaccaTTACATCCTGATATGACAATAAAATGACAATCTGGGTTGGATGAGATTGTCCACCTAATGACACTTTTTCAGATTGTCCACCTAAGGGATAAAAGCATAAAAACTAGGGTGAAGAATGATGGCAATTCATCATATACAATCattcttttttacatttttagcatccacaaataaagtaaaatatttcCATAAATGCAAAGCAACCATTTTCAAGCTTAGTGGTGTCAAAACATGCAAACAGTTGGATTGAACTACACTCCCTTTCTGTGTGTTTCATACCAGAAGAAAGATCCCTAAGAGGTTAGGGTTTCCAGAAAAACCAAACCAGGAACTCAGGAAGCAACTGACTGCAAAACAAGTTTTTGATTCGATGAATCTTGCCATGATGGCCAGTCTAAGATACATAAAAGTATGCAAATGTAATATCAGAGAGACTATGTAATGACAGTGCACGGAGCATAATAACTCA includes:
- the LOC116002616 gene encoding uncharacterized protein LOC116002616, whose product is MASLTSRITFRVVIAILVILALYYVGRPLYWKISATVHDIRHNKQTVSGGFSQIVQEAQRSVGWFHDESDSGVHVDRKSAAARRLLVRQVS
- the LOC116002615 gene encoding histidine-containing phosphotransfer protein 1, whose amino-acid sequence is MEVSQLQNSFLGYMAELFREGFLDAQFSQLQQLQDESNPTFVAEVVTLFFEDSERLLNDLNTTLNQPDVDFKKVDAHVHQLKGSSSSIGAQRVKNVCVAFRNFCEEHNIEGSLRCLQQVKQEYLLVKNKLETLFRLEQQIVAAGGAIPIFE